A part of Patescibacteria group bacterium genomic DNA contains:
- a CDS encoding GIY-YIG nuclease family protein: MKGFRFIKKGETKKLPKAPGVYCFLNRRRKLYIGKAANIQERIKNHFQQPGFKEDLFLNQTKKIGFLKTDSGIEALILEANLIKKHQPKYNVIWRDDKNFFYTGITKEDFPRVFWTHQIKLQTTNYKLQTKFIGPFVEGRALKQTLKILRKVFPYRSCKNLPKRPCLWYQLDRCPAPCLLKSKLSQQIPQVFYQIKNECQRNVKSLKKILQGKKIQVLKDLKKEMKKVAKEKKFEKAAKIRDQIRALRKILSHTRLPVSEAVGFDRQAKIFEWRNTEKNLKKLLKIKRGIKRIEAYDVSGFQGNLATGSMVVFINGEPDKNFYRKFKIKITGKSNDLAMIREILFRRFQHPEWGRPDLILIDGGKTQLKAARSETKNIKVIALAKKGNKLYIENQKKPILLKNLSREIFNLILQLRDEAHRFAISYHRKLRKKRFLG; encoded by the coding sequence ATGAAAGGATTTCGATTTATAAAAAAGGGGGAAACTAAAAAACTTCCAAAAGCACCGGGAGTTTATTGCTTTTTGAATAGAAGAAGAAAATTATATATTGGCAAGGCGGCCAATATTCAAGAAAGAATAAAAAATCATTTTCAACAACCTGGGTTTAAAGAAGATCTTTTTTTAAATCAAACAAAAAAAATTGGATTTTTAAAAACTGATTCAGGAATTGAGGCTCTAATTTTAGAGGCAAATTTAATTAAAAAACATCAACCAAAATACAATGTAATTTGGCGAGATGATAAAAACTTCTTTTATACCGGAATAACAAAAGAGGATTTCCCAAGAGTTTTTTGGACCCACCAAATTAAACTACAAACTACAAACTACAAACTACAAACTAAATTCATTGGGCCATTTGTTGAAGGTAGGGCTCTAAAACAAACTCTAAAAATTTTAAGAAAGGTTTTTCCTTATAGGTCCTGTAAAAATTTACCAAAAAGACCTTGCCTTTGGTATCAACTAGATAGATGTCCAGCTCCCTGCCTTTTGAAATCGAAACTTAGCCAACAAATTCCCCAGGTCTTTTATCAAATAAAAAATGAATGTCAGAGAAATGTTAAAAGTTTGAAAAAAATTCTCCAGGGAAAGAAAATTCAGGTATTAAAAGATTTAAAAAAAGAAATGAAAAAGGTAGCAAAAGAAAAAAAATTTGAAAAGGCAGCAAAAATTAGAGATCAAATTAGGGCTTTAAGAAAAATTCTCTCTCATACCCGCCTGCCAGTGTCTGAAGCCGTGGGTTTTGACAGACAGGCAAAAATTTTTGAATGGAGAAATACCGAAAAAAACTTAAAAAAACTTCTTAAAATTAAAAGGGGAATCAAGAGAATTGAAGCCTATGACGTTTCTGGCTTTCAAGGAAATTTAGCTACTGGTTCAATGGTGGTGTTTATAAACGGAGAACCTGATAAAAATTTTTATCGAAAATTTAAAATAAAAATTACTGGGAAATCAAATGATTTAGCAATGATAAGGGAAATTTTATTTCGGAGATTTCAACATCCAGAATGGGGCCGGCCAGACTTAATCTTAATTGATGGAGGAAAAACCCAATTAAAAGCTGCCCGCTCAGAAACAAAAAATATTAAGGTTATTGCTCTTGCTAAGAAAGGAAATAAACTTTATATTGAGAATCAAAAAAAGCCAATTTTATTAAAAAATCTTTCTAGAGAAATTTTTAATTTAATTTTGCAGCTCCGGGATGAAGCTCACCGATTTGCCATTTCTTATCATAGAAAATTGAGAAAAAAGAGGTTTTTGGGTTGA
- the secG gene encoding preprotein translocase subunit SecG: MSNYLPIFQITVTIFLLIFILLQQRGTALGSAFGETGGFYATRRGIQKKFLGATIILGVLFIILALLNLIL, encoded by the coding sequence ATGAGTAATTATTTGCCAATTTTTCAAATCACCGTTACAATATTTTTACTTATCTTTATTCTTTTACAGCAAAGAGGGACTGCTTTAGGTTCTGCCTTTGGTGAAACCGGTGGTTTCTATGCTACTCGTCGGGGTATCCAAAAAAAATTTTTGGGGGCTACTATTATCTTAGGGGTTCTTTTTATTATCTTAGCCCTTTTGAATCTAATTCTCTGA
- a CDS encoding phage holin family protein: MRHLILQIIAGVLGLFLATKFVRGVEFTGSFQVLLLSGLVLGLINFFIKPILKKIFLPLRILTFGLFTLIINMGMVWIVDFIFPELKISGITSFFWTIIIVWGLSVIVSIFIKK, encoded by the coding sequence GTGAGGCATTTAATTTTACAAATCATTGCTGGGGTCTTAGGTCTTTTTTTGGCTACTAAATTTGTCCGAGGAGTAGAATTTACCGGCTCCTTCCAAGTTTTGCTCCTATCTGGTCTGGTTTTAGGCTTAATTAATTTTTTTATTAAGCCAATCTTGAAAAAAATTTTTCTGCCTCTCAGAATTTTAACTTTTGGTTTATTTACTTTAATAATAAACATGGGGATGGTTTGGATTGTTGATTTTATCTTCCCTGAACTAAAAATTTCTGGCATCACATCCTTTTTTTGGACTATAATTATTGTCTGGGGATTAAGCGTTATTGTCTCAATTTTTATTAAAAAATAA
- the uvrA gene encoding excinuclease ABC subunit UvrA: MTKNVIKIRGARVHNLKNINLDIPRNKLVVITGISGSGKSSLAFDTLYAEGQRRYVESLSAYARQFLGVMDKPEVDKIEGISPAISIDQRKAAHNPRSTVGTITEIYDYLRLLFARVGKPHCPKCGKEISRQTIDQITKQILKLPKRTKILILGPVIRGRKGERRGLIEEIQRSGFVRIRIDGILHRVEEALSLTLDRKRKHNIEVVVDRLIIEKDLDRSRLVDSLEIALKLGKGIVIINRKSKDLLFSEHFACERCGVSLPELEPRIFSFNSPYGACSLCQGLGERLEIDPKLVIPNPNLSIAEGAIFPWAHASHKVGRQGYYWWKLQGLADKHNFSLNTPIKDLSKRAVNLILYGDEELEGVVSNLERRYHETDSEYVRQEIEQYMIKRKCEQCQGKRLKSEVLAVKVAGKSIDKIVEVSIKNTKKFFRNLLNQKPFVLSPNEQKIAQPIIKEILDRLQFLIDVGLDYLTLDRKTQTLASGEEQRIRLATQIGSHLTGVLYILDEPSIGLHSRDQSRLIGTLKKLRDLQNTVVVVEHDPQTIMAADWIIDIGPGAGKRGGRIIFQGTPKQLLKAKTLTGDYMAGRKKVEITKSKLNTLPSPFRQKGRLLVKVPTKVLASSGKQNHLIIKKAAEHNLKNINVRIPLQKFVCIAGVSGSGKSSLMNDILAKVLMREFYRAKEEPGKFEEILGTEFLDKVVLVDQSPIGRTPRSNPATYTGAFSYIRDLFSKTKEARIRGYRPGRFSFNVKGGRCEACQGQGQIKIEMYFLPDVYIECQECKGKRFNKETLKIEYKGENIARVLEMTVEGALNFFKNIPSLSRKLKTLNDVGLGYLQIGQPALSLSGGEAQRVKLATELSKKSTGKTLYILDEPTTGLHPDDIKKLLFVLRELVNRGNTVLIIEHNLDVIKNADWIIDLGPEGGEKGGYIVATGAPREIIKNKKSYTGYYLKQVLANSHFNKYS; this comes from the coding sequence ATGACCAAGAATGTGATAAAAATCAGAGGAGCGAGAGTACATAACTTGAAGAATATAAACTTAGATATTCCCCGAAATAAACTGGTAGTTATTACTGGAATTTCAGGTTCTGGTAAGAGCTCTTTAGCCTTCGACACCTTATATGCCGAAGGACAGAGAAGATATGTTGAGAGTTTATCTGCCTACGCCCGTCAGTTTTTAGGAGTAATGGATAAGCCAGAAGTTGATAAAATCGAGGGAATTTCCCCGGCAATCTCAATTGACCAAAGAAAAGCAGCTCACAATCCTCGCTCCACTGTTGGAACAATTACCGAAATTTATGATTATCTAAGATTATTATTTGCCCGAGTTGGTAAACCCCATTGCCCAAAATGTGGAAAGGAAATTTCTCGTCAAACTATTGATCAGATAACTAAACAAATTTTGAAATTGCCTAAAAGAACTAAGATTTTAATTTTAGGACCAGTGATTCGCGGCCGAAAAGGAGAACGCCGGGGCCTAATAGAAGAAATTCAAAGATCAGGATTTGTCAGGATAAGAATAGATGGAATTTTGCATCGAGTAGAAGAAGCCCTATCTCTAACCTTAGATCGAAAACGGAAACATAATATTGAAGTAGTTGTTGATAGATTAATAATTGAAAAGGATTTAGATAGATCAAGATTAGTTGATTCCCTGGAGATAGCCTTAAAATTAGGAAAAGGAATAGTAATAATAAATCGAAAATCAAAAGATTTGCTATTTTCCGAACATTTTGCCTGCGAGAGATGTGGAGTTTCTTTGCCAGAATTGGAACCTCGTATTTTCTCTTTCAATTCTCCCTATGGGGCCTGTTCTCTCTGCCAAGGCTTAGGAGAAAGATTAGAGATTGACCCAAAATTGGTTATTCCTAATCCTAACTTATCAATTGCTGAGGGAGCAATTTTCCCCTGGGCTCACGCCTCCCATAAAGTTGGCAGACAGGGTTATTATTGGTGGAAACTTCAAGGTTTAGCTGATAAACATAATTTTTCATTAAATACTCCAATAAAAGATTTGTCAAAGAGAGCTGTTAATTTAATTTTATACGGCGATGAAGAACTTGAAGGAGTAGTCTCTAATTTGGAAAGAAGATATCATGAGACTGATTCAGAATATGTTCGTCAGGAAATTGAGCAGTATATGATTAAAAGAAAATGTGAACAATGTCAGGGAAAAAGATTAAAATCTGAGGTATTGGCAGTTAAGGTAGCGGGAAAGTCAATTGATAAAATTGTTGAAGTGAGCATTAAAAACACAAAAAAGTTTTTTAGAAATTTATTAAACCAAAAACCCTTTGTCCTGAGCCCTAATGAGCAAAAAATTGCCCAACCTATTATTAAAGAAATCCTTGACCGTCTTCAGTTCCTGATTGATGTCGGTTTGGATTATTTAACCTTAGATCGAAAAACTCAGACCTTAGCTAGTGGAGAAGAACAAAGAATAAGATTAGCTACTCAAATTGGCTCCCATTTAACTGGTGTTTTATATATTTTAGATGAACCTTCAATTGGTCTTCATTCAAGAGATCAAAGCCGACTTATTGGAACTCTAAAAAAATTAAGAGACCTTCAAAATACTGTTGTCGTTGTTGAACATGATCCCCAGACAATAATGGCAGCTGATTGGATAATTGATATTGGGCCAGGAGCGGGAAAGCGAGGTGGACGGATTATTTTTCAGGGAACACCAAAACAATTATTAAAAGCAAAGACTCTGACTGGAGATTATATGGCCGGAAGAAAGAAAGTTGAAATTACAAAGTCAAAACTAAATACCCTCCCATCACCCTTCCGCCAGAAAGGCAGGCTCCTCGTCAAAGTTCCCACCAAAGTCTTGGCTTCGTCAGGTAAGCAAAACCATTTAATTATTAAAAAAGCAGCTGAGCATAATCTGAAGAATATTAATGTTAGAATTCCCTTGCAAAAATTTGTCTGTATTGCTGGAGTCTCAGGTTCTGGGAAAAGTTCTTTAATGAATGATATTTTAGCCAAGGTTTTAATGAGAGAATTCTATAGAGCAAAAGAAGAACCGGGAAAATTTGAAGAGATATTAGGAACTGAATTTTTGGATAAAGTAGTTTTAGTTGATCAGTCTCCCATTGGTCGAACTCCTAGGTCAAATCCAGCGACTTATACTGGTGCCTTTTCTTATATTAGAGATCTTTTCTCAAAGACTAAAGAAGCCAGAATCAGAGGATATCGACCCGGCCGTTTTAGTTTTAATGTTAAAGGCGGGAGATGTGAGGCCTGTCAGGGTCAAGGCCAGATTAAAATCGAAATGTATTTTCTCCCTGATGTCTATATTGAATGCCAGGAATGTAAAGGGAAGAGATTTAATAAAGAAACCTTAAAGATTGAATATAAGGGGGAAAATATTGCCCGAGTTTTAGAGATGACGGTTGAAGGGGCTTTAAATTTTTTCAAAAATATCCCCAGCCTTTCTCGAAAATTAAAAACACTCAATGATGTTGGTTTGGGTTATCTCCAGATTGGTCAACCAGCTCTTTCTCTGTCTGGTGGGGAGGCCCAGAGAGTAAAGTTAGCCACCGAGCTTTCTAAAAAATCAACTGGAAAGACTTTATACATTTTAGATGAGCCAACTACTGGTCTCCACCCCGATGATATTAAAAAATTACTTTTTGTCTTGCGAGAATTAGTGAACCGGGGAAATACAGTTTTAATTATTGAGCATAACTTAGATGTGATAAAAAATGCTGACTGGATTATTGACCTAGGACCAGAGGGAGGGGAGAAAGGGGGTTATATTGTTGCTACAGGTGCACCAAGAGAAATTATTAAAAATAAAAAAAGTTATACCGGATACTATTTAAAACAAGTTTTGGCTAATTCCCATTTTAATAAGTACTCTTGA
- a CDS encoding glucose-6-phosphate isomerase yields the protein MVKTKPKIRFLKEMENVLYDQRWAKTAQNFELYYVWRGIKEKNSLRYDITSIPSRMLGREFVKTKGHEHSNKYGEIYFILKGEVIFLMQKCKGNVVKDVYVVKAKRGDFIVVSPNFGHLAINSSNSELKMANWINKKCKNDYRLFEKKQGACYYYTKSGWIKNKNYKKIPKLRWKKPLKKMPKNLDFLK from the coding sequence ATGGTAAAAACCAAACCCAAAATCCGATTCTTAAAAGAAATGGAAAATGTTCTCTATGATCAAAGGTGGGCAAAAACTGCTCAAAATTTTGAACTTTATTATGTCTGGAGAGGAATTAAAGAAAAAAATAGTTTAAGGTATGATATAACCTCTATTCCTTCCAGAATGTTAGGGAGGGAATTTGTTAAAACCAAAGGTCATGAGCATTCTAATAAATACGGAGAAATCTATTTTATTTTAAAGGGGGAAGTAATCTTTTTGATGCAAAAGTGTAAAGGAAATGTTGTAAAAGATGTCTATGTAGTTAAGGCCAAGAGGGGTGATTTCATTGTTGTTTCACCAAATTTCGGCCATTTAGCAATTAATTCTTCAAATTCTGAATTGAAAATGGCTAATTGGATCAACAAAAAATGTAAAAACGATTATCGTTTATTTGAAAAAAAACAGGGAGCCTGCTATTACTATACAAAATCTGGTTGGATAAAAAATAAAAATTATAAAAAAATACCAAAACTTCGCTGGAAAAAACCTTTAAAAAAAATGCCAAAAAATTTAGATTTTTTAAAATGA
- a CDS encoding ribonuclease J — MTKPKKQKNLRIIPLGGLGEIGRNMMLLEYKRKILIIDMGFRLPEEDMPGIDYIVPNISYLKGKEKNILGIVFTHGHYDHIGAIPYLIKKIDGLPMFASPLTRGIILKRQEDFPLRPKLNIREIKDRSKIKLGPFKIEFLRMNHNIPDNLGLFIETPVGNIFHTSDFKFDENPINDLPTDFWKLKKIGKRKILLLMSDSTGAEEEGHSFSEKEILENLEKIFKRSTGRIIAATFASLINRIQQIITLSEKYGRKVVIEGYSMKTNVEISKILGYVKIKKKTKILTKEIVNYPDSKITILCTGAQGERSAALMRIVNKEHPSLRIKRGDTVILSSSVIPGNERTVQFLKDNILRQGAKVFHYRMMDIHAGGHAQKEELKQMIKIIRPKFFLPIHGQYSMLVNHGKLAKEMGLSEKNIVIAENGQVVNLNKKRIFIEKRAIPSNYVMIDGLGIGDVGEVVLRDRQILAKDGMFVIVAVVDKKTGKVRGSPDIISRGFVYLRESKELLQKTRKKVIDIVNKATGSGGAVNWAHVKNEIRKKIGQFLYTRTQRRPMILPVVIEI; from the coding sequence ATGACTAAACCAAAGAAACAAAAAAATCTCCGAATAATCCCTCTGGGCGGCCTGGGTGAGATTGGCCGGAATATGATGCTCCTGGAATACAAAAGGAAGATTTTAATTATTGATATGGGATTCAGGTTACCAGAGGAAGATATGCCTGGAATTGATTATATTGTCCCTAATATTTCTTATCTTAAAGGCAAAGAAAAAAATATTTTAGGGATAGTTTTTACCCATGGCCATTACGACCACATCGGGGCAATTCCCTATTTAATTAAAAAAATTGATGGTCTGCCTATGTTTGCCTCTCCTTTAACTCGAGGGATTATCTTAAAAAGGCAGGAGGATTTTCCTCTCCGACCAAAATTGAATATTCGCGAAATTAAAGATAGGTCAAAAATAAAACTTGGTCCCTTTAAAATTGAATTTTTGAGAATGAATCATAATATTCCTGATAATTTAGGGCTGTTTATTGAAACCCCAGTGGGAAATATTTTCCATACCTCTGACTTTAAATTTGATGAAAATCCAATAAATGATTTACCAACCGACTTTTGGAAATTAAAAAAGATTGGTAAAAGAAAAATTTTACTATTGATGTCAGACTCCACCGGAGCTGAAGAAGAAGGTCATTCTTTTTCAGAAAAAGAAATTTTAGAAAATTTAGAGAAAATTTTTAAAAGATCTACCGGCCGAATTATTGCTGCTACTTTTGCTTCTTTAATTAATCGGATTCAACAAATCATTACTTTATCTGAGAAATATGGAAGGAAAGTGGTAATCGAAGGCTATTCAATGAAAACTAATGTTGAGATTTCAAAGATTTTGGGATATGTCAAGATAAAAAAGAAAACAAAAATTCTAACCAAAGAAATTGTAAATTATCCTGACTCAAAAATAACTATTCTTTGCACCGGGGCTCAGGGAGAAAGATCAGCCGCCTTAATGAGAATTGTCAATAAAGAACATCCTTCTCTTAGAATCAAAAGGGGAGATACGGTCATCCTTTCTTCTTCAGTTATCCCGGGTAACGAAAGAACAGTCCAGTTTTTAAAAGATAATATTTTAAGACAAGGAGCTAAGGTTTTCCACTATAGAATGATGGATATTCATGCTGGGGGTCATGCCCAGAAAGAAGAGTTAAAGCAAATGATTAAAATCATTAGACCAAAGTTCTTCTTGCCAATTCATGGACAATATTCAATGCTAGTTAACCATGGCAAATTAGCTAAAGAGATGGGCCTATCAGAAAAAAATATAGTGATAGCTGAAAATGGCCAGGTTGTTAATTTAAATAAAAAAAGAATTTTTATCGAAAAAAGGGCTATTCCTTCAAATTATGTAATGATTGATGGATTAGGAATTGGTGATGTGGGTGAGGTTGTCTTGAGAGACCGCCAAATTTTAGCCAAAGATGGAATGTTTGTCATTGTGGCTGTGGTTGATAAAAAAACTGGTAAAGTTAGGGGTTCTCCTGATATAATATCAAGAGGGTTTGTTTATCTTAGAGAGTCAAAGGAGTTATTACAAAAAACCCGGA